The window TCAGCGGGCACGATGCGGCTGACGAGGCCGGAACGCTCAGCTTCGGCGGCGTCCATCATCCGGCCGGTGAGGCAGAGATCCATCGCCTTGGATTTGCCGATCGCGCGGGTGAGGCGTTGGGTGCCGCCGATGCCGGGAATGGTGCCCAATGTGATTTCCGGCTGGCCGAATTTCGCGGTGTCGGCGGCAATGATGATGTCGCACATCATCGCCAGTTCGCAGCCGCCGCCGAGGGCATAGCCGCTGACGGCGGCGATGGTCGGCTTGCGGCAGGTGGCAACGCGGTCGCCGCCGATTTCCGTGAAATCGCTGGTGAACATATCGATGAAGCTTTTCGGCTGCATCTCCTTGATGTCGGCGCCCGCCGCGAACGCCTTCTCGCTGCCGGTGACGATGATGCAGCCGACGCCGTCATCCGCTTCGAGTTCGTCGATGGCGATCCTGATTTCGCTGAACACGCCGAAGGAGAGGGCGTTGAGCATCTTCGGGCGGTTGAGGCTGAGAATGCCGACGGCGCCTTTGCGCTCGACGATGATGTGTTCGAAGCTGCTCATGTTTCATCCCGCGGATTTTTGCTGCGGCTGCCGGGACCGGCAACCGCGCGCAATCTGCCCGCTGGCGGGACATGGTTCAAGTGCGGCGATTCAGGCCGAGAACCTAGGCCATGAACATCCGCGCCGCCGAGGCCATGGTCAGCAGGCCGCCGAAAGCTATGAAGATCTTGCCGATCAGAGAGGTCTGGTCCCAGGTCGCATTGTCCTGGCTGCTTACCACCGGCGCGTCGATCGAAGCCCTTGCAAGCGTCAAAGTGGGCTTGTCCGTCGGTGCGGGCTTTTCGTCGCTCAGAGCGCGATCGACTTCGTTGAGCTGATCGGCGGCGACGAGCTGGGTATTGGCTTCGGGCTGCGCTGCCGCGGCATCGACCGGCTTGCCGCCCATCAGTTTGAGCATGCTGTCGGCCTGCGTTGCCATGTTGGACATGTCGGTAGGCGTTTCCGCCGGCAGTTGTGCATTGGCATTGGCGACCGAAGTCGGGATTTTGGCGTCGCCGTCATCGCTCTTCGCGCGGCCTTCATCGACCGCTTTTTCGGACGCCTTTGACGCGACCTTGTCGGAATTGTGCGATTTCGCGATCTTCTTTGAGCTGCGATGTTTGGTGTATTTGGTCAATGCCATCGGCTTGTCCGGCTTCTCGGTCGCACTGTCCGCCGTGGTTGCCGGCTCAGGCTCGCGCGCGTCGCTCTCCGTCGCGCGCATCGGCCCCGCGATGCACATCCATAGTCCCGCTGCGAGTATCAACGCCGAGCGCCCGCTGACTTTGATGTTCATGGCAATCTCCCCGAAGTGCCCGCCCCCGGATCGCAAGGGAGACTGCGGCCGTGTCCACACCGGGGCAGAAAAGGGGAATTTTTGGTCGAGTCCGGCAAAAACGGGGCAGGGCACCATGCCTGACTCGTCGTACCACGGCGAAATTCGTTTTGGAATCAAGGAGACGGGTGCCAGGCTCGCCGATCGATGCTAAGAGCCTGCTGTGGTAAAACTTGTTCGGCTGGGGTTTCGCGGCCCGACGAACTCGCTCCACCGGAAGGTCTCTATCACGGCTCCGTGATTGTCGCTGTCTCATGTAACAAATTGAAAATTCGGCCGAATTGCTTGGTTAGGAGCGCGTGTGCGCGGACGTGATGACGAGTGGACCGATCTGATGCGGTCGGCCAATGCGGGAGACAGTGGCGCGTATCACCGTCTTCTGAAGTCTGTCACGCCGGTGCTGCGGGCAGGTGCGCGGCGTGGTCTGGCAAGAGCCGGACAGCCGCCCGATCAGGCCGAGGATATTGTGCAGGACATTTTGCTCGCAGTGCATCTGAAGCGGCAGACCTGGGACGCCGATGCGCCATTCGCGCCGTGGCTGTTCGCGATCGCGCGCAACAAGCTGATCGACGCGCTGCGCCGGCGCGGCCGCCGGGTGTTCGTCAATATCGACGATTTTGCCGAGACGATTCCGAGCGAGCCGCCGGCGGAAACCTTGTCGGCCGGCGAGGTCGCCGGTCATCTGGCAGGCCTGCCGGCGCGGCAACGCGACGTGCTGCAATCGGTCGCGGTGGACAGCGCTTCGATCAAGGCAACTGCTTCGAAGCTGTCGATGACCGAAGGCGCCGTGCGCGTGGCACTGCATCGCGGGCTGGCCAGCCTTGCGGCAAAACTGCGGAAGGAATGACAGTGGATACCGACCGCCTGATTCAAGCCCTCGCCGCCGACAACGGCACCCACGCCCGATCTGCCGGCTCAGCGCTTGCCATGGCTTTGCTGGTTGCGCTGCCGGTCTCGGCGGCGATGCTGCTCGTCACTCTCGGCGTGCGCCAGGACGTCATGACCGCGATGCATAACCCATTCTTCGATCTGAAGTTTCTGGTGACGCTGGCGCTGGCGCTGCCGGCGATCATGATCAGCCTACATCTGTCGCGGCCCGAAGCTTCGCTACGCGGCTGGGCGTGGTTGCTGCTGCTTCCGCTCGGCCTTCTCGGAATCGGGATCGCAGGCGAAATGATGCTGCCGCAACGGCTGCCGATGATGACGCGGCTGGTCGGTAACAATTCGCGGGTTTGCATGGTCGCGATTCCCGCATTCTCGCTGCCGTTGCTGGCGGCATCGCTGGTGGCGTTGCGGCAGGGCGCCCCGGCACGTCCGGCCGTCGCTGGCGCACTGGCGGGACTGCTGTCAGCGGGACTGGCGGCGACGTTGTATGCCGCGCATTGCTCCGACGATTCACCGTTGTTCGTGGCAACCTGGTACACCATCGCAACTGCGCTGGTGACAGCGATCGGCGCGCTGGCGGGCGCTAAATTCCTGAAATACTAAACCGACGCGGTTGTCGATGCCGGACGAGTCAGCGTCCATGATGCAGATGTCGGCTTGTGCCTCGCTCATGCTGCGGATTTCGCTGCCGCAAGGTATGTCAGATACTTCGAGACAATATCGTCGAAATTTTTGTCGGCGACGACGCCGACCGATGGCGCGCGCGTGGAAATGAAGCCTTTTGGCCAGCTATCGACGATCTTCTTCAATTCCGGGTCCGGTGCAAAGCTCACCTCTGGTGGCGTGGCGTCGATTACCCGCGCAATCGACGCGACGATGTCTTCCATGCTGACGGTTAGCGCCGGCTGGTTCAGCGCGCGTTTGCCGCGCAGTTTCGCGGGATCGCCATTGTGCAGCGTGATCAGGTTGCGCGCGACAGTCTGCACAGAGACCACCGGGACTTTTGTATCGGGGCGTAGCGGGCAGACCGACGGTCTTCCGGCGGCGCTGTCGCGCACGATCGCTGCGATCCGGTCGGATACGGATTGGGTCGGCGGGCCGGGATGCACCAGCACGATCGGCAGCCGCAGTGCACGCGCGTCGATGAGCCCGTGCCGCGTGGCGTCCGCCAGCATCAGCTCGGCGATGGCCTTGTGTGTGCCGTAGGAGGTTTGTGGTCGCTGCAGATGATCGTCATCGACATGGTCCGGCAGCAGGCCGCCGAATACGGCAATCGAGCTTGGAAAGATCAGCCGCGGCGGTGCGTCCTTGGTGCCGATGCTGTCAATCAGCTCTGCCAGCGCCGATACGTTGACCGCCAGCGCCCGGGCCGGATCCTGCTCGGCTGCGCTGGTCAGCACGGCCGCAAGATGAAACACGCTGTCCGGCTTCCAGCCGGCAATCTGCTTGAGCACATCGGGCGCGGAGATGTTGGCCTGCAGTCGCCTCACCCTGGGGTCGGACATCGGCGGCAGATGGGTGTCGAGGAGGAGAATTTCCTCAATCTTTTCAGTTTCGCCGGCGCGGCCGGTGAGATGGCCGTCTTGCAAAAGCGTGCGGGTCAGCGTTTTGCCGATAAACCCGCCGGCACCAGTGATCAAAACCCGCATGCATGCTGCCCTTCGAAATGATACGCCCGGGCTCAATATCAACGCGCGTTCGCGGGCAAGTCGATGCCCGCTGGCAGATACCAGATCAGCGCTATTGGTGTTGCGCGATGCGATGCAACGGCTCACGGCGGCGCAACACGCGGGGCCGGACGCTCGGCTCGACAGAAAGACGAGCGTCGAATTCAGGCGGCCGGTGGGCTCGACGTTGCCTGTTGCATGCGATGAAAGCGCAGCACCTGCTGCGCGGTCGATAGCCGCAGCCGTTCGTAGATATCCTTTTCGCCGCTGCTGTTGGACAACTCCATTCCCGAGAGTTGCTCGCGCATATTGATGATCGCCCTGACGGTCGACCACGAGAATCCTGCGACCTTGCAGAGGATAAAGATGCCTTCGGTGCGGGACTCGACCATCATGTTTTCGGCGGCGGAGATCGGGACGTTGGCGAGGCATGCTATCGCGGCATTGGCCTCATCGAACTTGCTGGCTTCCGCAAACGTCGCCACCTGGGTTTCGTCCAGCAGTCCGTCCTCGAACAGCGAGCGCACCAGCCCTCGGGCGATGATGGTTTGCCGGCTGATGGCTGAAGGAGCTGAACGAGCGCGGCGCGTCACTTCCTGGATGGCCAGCGAAACATCGCCTGACCACTGTGGATTGGCGGCATCGAGCCGCGCGCGAACCGAAGCAGAGGCCTTTGCAATCAGCTTCAGATAATGATGCCGCGGAATCGAGGGGCGCATGCCGACGCAGGTCGCAATGTCGTCGTCGCGTTCGGCGCGTGACAGCAGCGTCGTATAGCCCTGCTCGGAAAATTCTGCACCGGGATTGTTGGCGGTGCTTTTGACGACTTCGTCATTGCCGCGCGCGACCAGCACGTCGGTAACGGCGCCGCTCAGGATTTTTCGTACCGAAATGGCCAGCAGATGGCCCTGGCTCTTGGTGCGGGCGGTTTCGATCAGGGTGTGATCGTCGAGCCGTTCCGACTGCGACAGCACGGGCGCGGCCACTTCGATCAGATCGTCGAATGCCAGCGTCCGAACTATTTGTGGTGGCGCGCTGGCGACCGGGCCGAGGCGTTCGGCCAGCACGACCTTGGCGGAGGACTCCAGCTGCGCGATCAGGCAATCGAAAACGTCGTCGAACACGGCGATTTGAGCGTCTGAATAGTCGACGGCGTTATTGATGAAGAGGTCGGTGACACGACGCAGGGTTTCAACGCGGCGCGCCACGGTGCCGTGGGCGAGGGTGGTCTGAAGTTCGTCAAGCAAACTGGCTGAAATGGCAGGTTTCGAAGTCATAACTCTGTCCTGGAGCTTTCGAATACGACCGGCAGCGATTCTTCGCTGCCGGGGATAACGGAAATTCGGTTCAGGCGCTGGCAATACGGTTTCGTCCGCGCTCCTTGGCTGCGTAAAGTGCGCTGTCGGCGCGTGCAAGGAGCGTATCAGGTGTTTCGTGTGGACTTAATGTCGCAACGCCGGCTGAAATCGTAACGGTCAGCCCGTCGGAGAAGGCACTCCAGTCCAGCGTGGCGACGATCGAGCGCAGCCGGTCGAGCATCTGCACGGCCATGTCATGGGGCGTGTCGGGCAGCACCAGCAGGAATTCTTCGCCGCCGTAGCGACCGAATTTGTCGATGCTGCGAATATTGGCGAACATGGTGATGGCGAATGTTCGCAGCACTTCATCGCCGGTGGGATGTCCGAAACTGTCGTTGATACGCTTGAACCAGTCGAGATCAATCAGCGCCACGGTGCACGGCGATTTGCTGCGCTGCGCGCGGACGATCTCGTCGTCCAGCATCCGCATGATGCAGCGGCGATTGAATGCCCCCGTGAGTTCGTCGAGCTCGGCAAGTTCTTCGATCCGCTTGTAAGCAGCCTCGAGCTCTACTCGCCGACGATAGAGCGTGTCCCGCAGCGAACTGGCGAAGATGCCGATGAACATGCTGCGGCCGATGGTCAGGGAAAATGTCAGCAGCGTACCAAACCGTTCCGTAGCACTGCCAAATGGCAGCGTCAGCGGCAGATCGGCGAGTAGATACAAAAGCGCCACACCGACCGTCATCATGGTCCATGCGCCAACGCCCTGTCGCGGCGTCGCGCGCAGGGCGACCACGTTGGCTACAAGGAACAGCGCACAGAGGAACACCACGGCGACCTGCGGTGCGATGTAGATGAAAACCAGCAGCAAGGCGAAGGTTGTCGCCGCGTATGGCGCGGCGAAGTGGTGGTCCCGCCAACGGTTGCTCACGCCGCTTTCTGATATCGCGACGAAGAAACCAACGGATCCGGCCGCGCATGCCGCGAAGGCGTAGACGATCGCTGCCGAAATCGTTCCGGCGGCTGCGTAGACCACCAGAAGGGCAATGTTGACGAGGTGACTGGCAACGGCGAGCGCCAGCGTCTGACGCCGGCGTTTCAAGCGCCGCATCAGCATCTCAGGCTGCAACTCGCCCTCGACGAGCTCAAAGTCGCTGTTTACCGGACCCTGAATGGAGGACGTGGCCGTGGTCATGATCTCGCTGTCGCTGTCGCTGGTATTCAGTGGAACCCTAGCGGGGAAAGCGTTTAGGTTTGGTATCTTTTGCCGCTCCGGCCCTGCGTCGGAACAGCGCTATCTGGTTTGTTCCTAAACGGTAATTTGGCTCAGGAAGGAGAGCACAGGTCTCACAGCGAGCGACAGAAGAGCCCCGGGGTGGTGAAGGCGCCGGGGCCGAAGTTTGACTTGATGTGGCGAAAAATCCGCCAACGGCCGTGAACCTTTTCCCGGTATCCACCGACCCATATGCGCTGGGGTATTGCAATGCCCAGTTTTCAAGCGGTGCCGCCGGGCGATTATATTGCGCCTCGGCGGCACTGTGCTTTCCGACTGGCGGTGGGGAAGAACGCAAAAACAGCCCGATTGTTCGTGCAAACACTGTTCGGCAAGCTATGACTTGGTAAGGTTGCTGGGTGAATCATTCCGGCGGTCGGGGTGTTGCGCGCTATGGTACTCCTTGTGGTATCTTCGTCCGCGTATGATGCCGAACCGGTCTTCCGTGCGATCCCGCCTCTTATTTCCGGGGCATTTGAGAAGATTTTGCCTTGTCAGTCGAACCTCTTACGACCTCACCCCGACCAACTTTGCGAGACGGCCATTGAGTGCGACACAGGCGACCTCGGACGACGTCCTGATCGCTCGAATAGCGCAAGGCGACCGGCTCGCCATGCAGGTGCTTTACGGCAGACACCATGTCCGGGTGTTCCGTTTCGGGCTTCGGCTGGTGCGGAACGAGCAGATCGCGGAAGATCTCATCAGCGAGGTTTTTCTCGACGTATGGCGTCAGGCGGGCAAATTCGAAGGCCGCTCTGCCGTCTCGACCTGGCTGCTGGCGATTACGCGGTTCAAGGCGCTGTCGGCGCTGCGGAAGCGCAAGGATGCGGAACTGGACGATGAGACGGCCAACGCGATCGAGGACACGTCCGACGATCCGGAAGTCGCGGTACAGAAAAAGGATACCAGTGTCGCGTTGCGGAAGTGTTTGACGGCGCTTTCGCCAGAGCATCGGGAGATCGTCGATCTCGTCTACTACCACGAGAAGTCCGTGGAAGAAGTGGCCGAGATCGTCGGAATTCCTGAAAATACCGTAAAGACGCGTCTGTTTTATGCGCGCAAGAAATTGGCCGATCTGCTGAAGGCAGCCGGCGTAGAACGAGGCTGGCCATGATGGCAATGAGCAAGAAAGTGCAGAACCAGGAGCCGAGCGAGATCGAGGCATTGCTGCCCTGGCACGCCGCCGGCACGCTCAATACGCGCGACAGCCGCCGCGTCGATGAGGCTCTCGCCAGGGATCCCGAACTCGCCAGGCAATATGCTGCGATTCAGGAGGAATACGCCGAAACCATTCTGCTCAACGAAAGCCTGGGCGCGCCGTCGTCGCGGGCGATGCAAAAGCTGTTTACTGCGATCGACGCGGAACCGGCGCGCGACACTTACGCGTCGTTCAACATCTCTGCGCGGGTCGCCGGGTTTTTTGCACGGCTGTCGCCGCGTACGCTGGCGACCGCCGCAGCCGTCGGCGCGCTGGCGCTGCTGTTGCAGGCCGGCGTGATCGGCGCTGTGCTGATGCAGCGCGATACCGCCTCGTTCCAGACGGCGTCCTATCAGCCCGCACCGCAAAGCGCGCCGGCGACGGTCACCCGTTCGCTGGTACCCGAAACCGGCCCGCGCGCCTTCGTGCGCTTTGCCCCAACCGCGCGGGTCTCGGATATCACCGCCTTGCTCGAGACCTATCAGGGCTCGATCGTCGATGGCGGCAAGGACGGCATGTTCCGGCTGCAGTTCAGCACCAAGGCCATGTCGAAAGACGAGGTTGCCGGCCTGATTGGCCGGCTGCAGAAGGAAAAGATCGTCAGCCTGGCGGTCGCCGCGCAGTAAGGGCGGCATCGCATCAGTCAGACCGCGTGTCGTGCGTGCGAGGAGGTTTCGATGAACCATGATCGTCGTGCCAGCAAGCGGCTCGTGCAACGCAGCGCGGTATTGGCCTTGATCGCTGCCGTATTGCCGCTTGGTATTTTTACGGCGCACGCGCAGAGCATCATGCGCTCCCCCAACCTCAACATCGGCTCGCGCATTCCGACCATCGCGCCGGGCAATACGGCACGGATCAACCCGACCATTGCGGGCGCCGGACGTATCGCCGGCCGCGGCGCGAACATGGCGGGACGTGGTGCCAACATCAGCCGTGTCGGAAACATCGCCGGACGCGGGGCCAACGTTACCGTAACAGGCCGCACCGGTATCAATGCCGCTGGCGTGGGCATCGCGACGGGCCGTGGCGGACCGCCGTCTATCGGCGTAACGGCCGGCCGAACGCCGCCGGTGCGCGTGCCTCCGATATCTGTCACTCCGACGATTCCGTCTGTTGTCGCCGTCGTCCTGCCAACCATTCCCTATGTGCGCTATTCGCCGAACACCTATCCGGCCTGCGCTTATGCCAATCGCGCCGCGTCCGGCGAATGCAAGGACGGGCCGTTCGTCGCCGATCTCGGCAACAGCTTCAACGGCCCGCCGCCGCGCAGCCAGAATTCCGGCGGTCCGCGCCGTGGCGTTCAGGCCGCGCTCAGTCAACGCTATGTGCCTGGCCAGATCGTCGCCGAAATCGATGGCACGCTTACCGACGCGCAGGCCGATGAGCTGGCGCGGCGCTATCGGCTGGCGCGGATCGCGTCGCAGGATTTTCCGCTGATTGGCACCACCATCGGCCTGTTCCGCATCACCGACAACCGCGCGGTGGAGACGGTGCAGACACAAATGCGCGCCGATTCCAGCGTGCGCGCCGTGCAGCCGAACTTCCGCTATGTGCTGCAGGACCAGACCACGACGCCGGCGCTTGGCGAGGGCGATCCTGCGCAATATGCGCTGGCGAAACTGCGGCTGCCGGAGGCGCACAAGCTGTCCTATGGCAGCAACGTCACCGTGGCGGTGATCGATTCCGGCATCGACGTCGCGCATCCTGAACTTGCCAGAGCCATCGCGGGATCGTTCGATGCGCTCGGCAGCAAGGAAGGCCCGCATGTCCACGGCACCGGTATCGCCGGTGCGATCGTGTCGCATGCGCGCCTGATGGGCAGCGCGCCGCGGGCGCGCATTCTGGCGATTCGCGCTTTCGGCGTGGCACAGAGCGGCGCCGAGAGCACCTCGTTCGTGATCATCAAGGGCATCGATTATGCGGCGTCGCACGGCGCGCAGGTGATCAATATGAGCTTTGCCGGACCGCAGGACCCACTGGTCGAGCGCGGCATCGCGGCGGCCGCTACCAGGGGCATCGTGCTGGTCGCCGCGTCAGGCAATGCCGGGCCGAAATCGCCGCCGCTGTATCCCGCCGCCAATCCCAACGTCATCGCGGTCAGCGCTACCGACGCTTACGACCGGCTGTTTCCGGCCTCGAACCGTGGCGGGCACATTGCGGTGTCGGCACCCGGCGTCGATATCTTTCTGCCGGCGCCAGACAATAGCTACCAGATGACCTCGGGCACTTCATTCTCTGCCGCCTATATCAGCGGGCTTGCGGCCTTGATGATCGAGCGCAATCCGCAGCTGACGCCGAACGAGCTCCGCACGATCCTGATGAAGACCGCGCGCGATCTCGGCACGCCCGGACGCGACGATCTGTTCGGCGCTGGCGTAGCCGATGCCTATGGTGCGGTGTCGGCGGTGCAGGGCGGGGCGGGGCCCGTCGCTGCGGCGCCGATACCGGAAGCGCCCGCAAATGAGCCTGTGCCGGCGACCCGCGCGCTCGAAGTGTCCGCGCCTGCGATGGCATCAGACGAGCAGTCGCACGATCAAATTGGCGCTGCAGAAATTCAAAAATAATTCGAACCGTTTTGAACGTCCGCCCGGGCTGCTGCGACTGATGAAGGTGGGAGCGGAAATCCCTCCCCAACGAGGCCATATCCGGCGCGAGCGCCCATCCACCCCAGCGCCCGGTATTGCTAGACCCGCCCGGTTGTCCCCCCGGGCGGGTCTTTCGTTTGGTCTCTAATGGCGTCCCAATACCTGCCATCGCCCCGCACGACTTGACTAGCGGAGTGCTAGACGCCGCCGGCATTTCCGCAGTTATTTGGGGGCAGGTGTCCAATTTTGACCACATTCCGCTGGACCCCCGGAACTTTTCCACAGATTATCTTCAAGTACTGGTGACTGATTCGTTTGTTGCTTTGCGTCCGTTTTCCTCTTGCGGACATTTTCATGTCACCACACCCCAATGCCGTTACAGGTCGCCAAATGATCGAACGCTGGGCCGCTCTTGCCGAGCGCAGGCTGGATTACCTGACCGATCTGTTCGAAAGCGGCCGCTGGCGCCGTTTTCATACCGAAGCCGAGTTTCTCGAAAACATCCAGGAAGCCAAGGTGGCCGTCGAACGCTGGCGTGCCATGGCAACCCAGGAGGCCACGGCGGGCAATATGCCGGTAACCTGGTCCTGGCTTGATCGTCCCAACGGTATACCGTCCTATCGCGGATCGGTACTGCACGAGGAGCCGCGGCCACGTGCCATGCGCCCCGTGGTAGCCGTCGCCGAGCCGGTGTCGCTGGCTGCGTCGCCGACCTTGCAGCCGGCGGAAGCCCCGCCGCGCGAGGCCACTGTCACCCCCGCCGACCTCGAGTGGAAACGCGCGCTCGATCCGCTCATAGCCGGCGAACGTTACCCGATGCTGCGCACGACGCTGTAATCCTACCGCACCGCATTGCCCGATATCGCCACCTGCGCAAAACGTTGCGCACCGTCGGCGGCAAGATCCGGTGTGACCGGTTTGGCATGATCGAGCCCGACCACCGCGCCGCGCGGCGTGCCGGAGATCATGTTGTTGCTGACCAGCGCGGTGCCCGCGCCTGAGGTCACCGAGACGCCAATGCCGATGAACGTGTTGCGGATGACGTTGCCGGTGATGGCGACGTCGCGCAGATACTTGCCCCAGCCGGCGATGATGCCGAACGACGGCGCGTTCTCGATCACATTGCCGGTCACCGCCGCATCCGCCTCGATATAGATGCCGACGCCGGCGTCGTCGTCCGGCGCGGTGCCGATCGGCCGCTTCGGCTTGAGGTTGCGGATAATGTTGCCCTGCACGACGGCGATGCGGCCGCCCTCGTTGAAATTGCAGACGGAGACGCCGACTGCGGCGCCATCGACGGTATTGCCCGCGATCACCGCGGCCTCGAACGCGAATTCCGAATACAGCGCGACCTCGCGGACATCGCTGACGCTGTTGCCGGAGATCTGGATGTTCGATGCCGAATTGCCGCGCACCGCGGAGTAGTCGCAATTGCGGATGCGGTTGCCTGACACGATGACATTGCCGGCGCGGAATGCGTTGATGGCGTTGCCGTATTGTCCGGAGCCGCCAGGACCGGCCTTGATGTCCTCGAT is drawn from Nitrobacteraceae bacterium AZCC 2146 and contains these coding sequences:
- a CDS encoding putative secreted repeat protein (TIGR03808 family) (product_source=TIGR03808; cath_funfam=2.160.20.10; pfam=PF13229; smart=SM00710; superfamily=51126; tigrfam=TIGR03808); its protein translation is MDVNRRHLLNVSAAGLAAGTVAVASDAARAAPLTSTLGRDVTQYGVRPNSPDDQTRALQRAIDDAARAQMPLALPPGIYRTSLLRLSSGTQLIGVRGATTLIFSGGASLLSSEGADHIGLSGLTLDGGNIKLPTRRGLIHCLQAHDLRISDCTVLNSGNNGIWLENVAGAISGNTLSNIFSTAIVSFDAQGLMVSQNTIQGARSNGIEILRNAIGDDGTLVLDNRIEDIKAGPGGSGQYGNAINAFRAGNVIVSGNRIRNCDYSAVRGNSASNIQISGNSVSDVREVALYSEFAFEAAVIAGNTVDGAAVGVSVCNFNEGGRIAVVQGNIIRNLKPKRPIGTAPDDDAGVGIYIEADAAVTGNVIENAPSFGIIAGWGKYLRDVAITGNVIRNTFIGIGVSVTSGAGTALVSNNMISGTPRGAVVGLDHAKPVTPDLAADGAQRFAQVAISGNAVR
- a CDS encoding subtilisin family serine protease (product_source=COG1404; cath_funfam=3.40.50.200; cog=COG1404; pfam=PF00082; superfamily=52743; transmembrane_helix_parts=Inside_1_11,TMhelix_12_34,Outside_35_628), which gives rise to MNHDRRASKRLVQRSAVLALIAAVLPLGIFTAHAQSIMRSPNLNIGSRIPTIAPGNTARINPTIAGAGRIAGRGANMAGRGANISRVGNIAGRGANVTVTGRTGINAAGVGIATGRGGPPSIGVTAGRTPPVRVPPISVTPTIPSVVAVVLPTIPYVRYSPNTYPACAYANRAASGECKDGPFVADLGNSFNGPPPRSQNSGGPRRGVQAALSQRYVPGQIVAEIDGTLTDAQADELARRYRLARIASQDFPLIGTTIGLFRITDNRAVETVQTQMRADSSVRAVQPNFRYVLQDQTTTPALGEGDPAQYALAKLRLPEAHKLSYGSNVTVAVIDSGIDVAHPELARAIAGSFDALGSKEGPHVHGTGIAGAIVSHARLMGSAPRARILAIRAFGVAQSGAESTSFVIIKGIDYAASHGAQVINMSFAGPQDPLVERGIAAAATRGIVLVAASGNAGPKSPPLYPAANPNVIAVSATDAYDRLFPASNRGGHIAVSAPGVDIFLPAPDNSYQMTSGTSFSAAYISGLAALMIERNPQLTPNELRTILMKTARDLGTPGRDDLFGAGVADAYGAVSAVQGGAGPVAAAPIPEAPANEPVPATRALEVSAPAMASDEQSHDQIGAAEIQK
- a CDS encoding putative repeat protein (TIGR03809 family) (product_source=TIGR03809; tigrfam=TIGR03809), which gives rise to MIERWAALAERRLDYLTDLFESGRWRRFHTEAEFLENIQEAKVAVERWRAMATQEATAGNMPVTWSWLDRPNGIPSYRGSVLHEEPRPRAMRPVVAVAEPVSLAASPTLQPAEAPPREATVTPADLEWKRALDPLIAGERYPMLRTTL
- a CDS encoding hypothetical protein (product_source=Hypo-rule applied; transmembrane_helix_parts=Outside_1_111,TMhelix_112_134,Inside_135_237) codes for the protein MMAMSKKVQNQEPSEIEALLPWHAAGTLNTRDSRRVDEALARDPELARQYAAIQEEYAETILLNESLGAPSSRAMQKLFTAIDAEPARDTYASFNISARVAGFFARLSPRTLATAAAVGALALLLQAGVIGAVLMQRDTASFQTASYQPAPQSAPATVTRSLVPETGPRAFVRFAPTARVSDITALLETYQGSIVDGGKDGMFRLQFSTKAMSKDEVAGLIGRLQKEKIVSLAVAAQ